The nucleotide window GAAGTCCAAACAGCAGCCCAAGGGAATATGTATATCTTGGTGCCTGATATCATCCACCACATGCTGCATCTAAGCGGCTCGACTGGTCACCCAGCTAAATCGCAGGAAATCGCCAATCTCAATAAGGAAGAACTCGCCACGTTAACGGCTCAGCAAACACAAAAGGGAACTGAAATCCTTTATCCTTACCTCAAAAATCTCTATCTAGAAGCCGCCAAAGCAGCTCAAGGGGCGGATGACCCTACGCGAGCCAAGTTCTGTTACGAACAAGCGTTGCGGTTTGATCCCATGTCGACTGAAATTGCAGCCGAGCTGGCCAAATTCCCCGCCGAACCAACCGAGCAGCCGGCTAAGGAAGTAACCCCAGACGATTCCAAATCATCGGAAGATGAATCTGAAAAGTGATTTACGTCGACAACAACGCGACAACTCGCCTAGCCGAGGAAGTCGCCCAGGCCCTTGCCGAGGCCTATGCCACTGGATACTTAAATCCTTCTAGCCAGCACCAACTTGGCCAAAAGGCCCGCCGCAGGTTGGATGACGCCCGCGAAACAATTCTCAATCTTGTCGGCGGCGAAATCACTAAATTCCAAAGCGATCGGCTCGTCTTCACCAGCGGAGGAACCGAGGCCAACAACCTAGCTTTGTTCGGTTTAGGGAAACCATCTGATGGTCAAGTCATCATCTCGGCAATCGAGCACCCTTCGATCAGCGAAGCCGCCGACCAATTGCGGGCCCAAGGAACAACCGTGCGGCAATTACCGGTCGATTCCAACGGTGTCGTACAGTACGAAGAGCTTGGCAATTGGCTAACCGAACCGACACGCCTGGTTAGCGTAATGCTGGCCAACAACGAAACGGGCGTTCTCCAACCAGTTAGCGAAATCGCAGCAATTTGCCGCCATCGCCAGGTTCCGCTGCATGTGGACGCCGTGCAGGGGATTGGCAAAATACCCGTCAATTTCCGCTCGTTGCAAGCTTCTGCCATGACAATTTCCCCCCATAAATTCCACGGTCCGCGTGGAATAGGGGCACTCGTGCTGGACGATCGCGTGAAGCTGAACCCCACCATGTTTGGCGGTTCACAACAATTAGCCATGCGGCCAGGGACCGAAAGTGTAGAACTGGCAATCGGTTTCCAAAAAGCCCTTGAACTTGCCCTCACGGCTCTGCCCACAGCTGGTCTGCGAATGCAATCGCAACGCGATCGCCTGGAAACGT belongs to Bremerella cremea and includes:
- a CDS encoding cysteine desulfurase family protein, yielding MIYVDNNATTRLAEEVAQALAEAYATGYLNPSSQHQLGQKARRRLDDARETILNLVGGEITKFQSDRLVFTSGGTEANNLALFGLGKPSDGQVIISAIEHPSISEAADQLRAQGTTVRQLPVDSNGVVQYEELGNWLTEPTRLVSVMLANNETGVLQPVSEIAAICRHRQVPLHVDAVQGIGKIPVNFRSLQASAMTISPHKFHGPRGIGALVLDDRVKLNPTMFGGSQQLAMRPGTESVELAIGFQKALELALTALPTAGLRMQSQRDRLETSLLGELGPEAMVINGAQALRLPHTSNLAFPGIDRQALVMALDMAGVACSTGSACASGSSEPSPTLIAMGLNEEVISGSIRLSLSRETTEEEIDKLVFHISNCVKRLRRR